A window of Hevea brasiliensis isolate MT/VB/25A 57/8 chromosome 14, ASM3005281v1, whole genome shotgun sequence contains these coding sequences:
- the LOC110652107 gene encoding putative disease resistance protein RGA3 has product MAEAVLCDLAGGIISKLASLVLQETILCFGVKDDLGKLGRTVSTIQAVLLDAEQQYSQSHQVKEWVDSLKDAFYDADDLLDEFSTDVLVKQMMTGNKMVKEVRLFFSSSNPFVYGLKMAHKIGKVRSKLDEIVANRNFHLENLPEKTFPMVEEREQTHSSLPQVVVGRENDKKEIIDFLLSSSYRENVSIISIVGLGGLGKTTLAKLAYNDDMVKSNFELKMWVCISEKFDVKIIVEKILESLDHQRTTNLQMNTLKDLLLEKISEKKYLLVLDDLWDDDSEKWFKLKDLLVGGASGSKIIVTTRHRKVAEMIRSEKTHDLQKLLPDDSWSLLKKMASKPGQVISLEHEKVGREIVKKYCDGVPLAISVIGRVLFFKNTIDEWQLFKEKELPNVNEEGNSIMQTLKLSYNYLPSHLKRCFAYYSLHPKNYRIDIRHLVGLWIAQGFIKSSDSKQSLGDIGLKYFKDLVWRFFFEKVVEDLSGNLTYCKMHDLMYDLAKLVAREENILLISEAERVQEGIRHLSIDFQIESWEKVANCLPDMTKLRTFMSWPKKQDKEVECHEIFSKLSCTRVLVLRGMGIERVPPSISKLKLIRFLDLSYNKGIEILPDSIIKLQNLQTLYLHDCEKLKQLPRHMKRLVNLKHLGIWGCVSLTHMPPGIGQLTSLEYLAKFMLAKDNGVSKHSGGLVELRYLNNLRRHLEISNLQYVKNPASEFEAAHLKEKKHLQSLSLSWKLGCPHDDSNGGPDDVENDEEMSLEELRPHLNLREFFVYGCGRLMFPSWISSLTNLVGLRIDNCKKCQHFPPLNQFPSLKRLMIVNLTDLEYMESGINFDNALFFPSLEDLSLKNCPNLKGWRRDTSMPQLLQFHCLDYLDIRSCPNLTSMPLIPSIRKLVLKNASKKSLEDILKVKISVSQSTSSSISLSKLQILTIENIEDLEFLPEELWHLPSLDLLAIEACEKLDLSDDMQWQYLRSLRELQLINMNKLASLPQGLEHVPTLRKLYIKSCPTLISLLEWMESLTALQSFCIKECPQLSERCKNNMSADWPNISHIPNICVDGRWIQEDGRYKP; this is encoded by the coding sequence ATGGCAGAAGCAGTTCTCTGTGATCTTGCAGGGGGAATCATTTCAAAGCTGGCTTCTCTAGTTCTTCAAGAGACTATTCTGTGCTTTGGTGTCAAAGACGATCTTGGGAAACTCGGGAGGACAGTTTCAACGATCCAAGCTGTGCTTCTTGATGCAGAGCAGCAGTATTCGCAGAGTCATCAAGTCAAAGAATGGGTTGACTCGCTAAAAGATGCTTTTTACGATGCTGATGACTTGCTAGATGAGTTCTCCACAGATGTTTTAGTGAAGCAGATGATGACTGGCAATAAAATGGTGAAGGAGGTGCGCCTCTTCTTTTCAAGCTCAAACCCATTTGTTTATGGTCTTAAAATGGCTCATAAGATTGGAAAAGTTAGAAGTAAATTAGACGAGATTGTTGCAAATAGGAATTTTCACTTAGAAAATCTCCCTGAGAAGACATTTCCTATGGTTGAGGAAAGAGAGCAAACTCACTCGTCTTTACCTCAAGTAGTTGTTGGCAGAGAAAATGATAAGAAGGAAATTATTGATTTTCTTCTGTCTTCTAGTTATAGGGAGAATGTGTCGATCATTTCCATTGTTGGTCTTGGAGGATTAGGAAAGACAACACTTGCTAAACTTGCATATAATGATGATATGGTGAAATCAAATTTTGAGCTTAAAATGTGGGTGTGCATTTCTGAAAAGTTTGATGTCAAAATAATTGTTGAAAAGATTTTGGAGTCTCTTGATCATCAGAGAACTACAAATCTTCAAATGAATACCTTGAAAGATCTTCTTCTTGAAAAAATtagtgaaaaaaaatatttacttgTTTTGGATGATTTGTGGGATGATGATTCAGAAAAATGGTTTAAGTTGAAGGATTTGTTAGTTGGAGGTGCAAGTGGAAGCAAAATTATTGTAACCACACGTCACAGAAAAGTTGCAGAAATGATAAGATCGGAAAAAACACATGACTTACAAAAGCTACTTCCTGATGATTCGTGGTCTTTACTTAAAAAAATGGCCTCTAAACCAGGGCAAGTGATTAGCTTAGAACATGAGAAAGTTGGAAGAGAAATTGTGAAAAAGTATTGTGATGGGGTCCCTTTAGCCATAAGTGTAATAGGACGTGTATTGTTTTTTAAAAATACAATAGATGAGTGGCAACTTTTCAAAGAAAAAGAACTTCCAAATGTAAATGAAGAGGGAAATAGTATTATGCAGACTCTCAAATTGAGTTATAATTATCTACCTTCTCATTTAAAGCGTTGTTTTGCTTATTATAGTTTACATCCAAAAAATTATAGAATTGATATAAGACATTTGGTGGGTCTTTGGATAGCACAAGGATTTATCAAATCTTCAGATTCAAAACAAAGTCTTGGAGATATAGGCTTAAAATATTTCAAGGATCTTGTATGGAGGTTTTTCTTTGAAAAAGTAGTAGAAGATTTATCAGGTAATTTAACATATTGTAAAATGCATGATTTGATGTATGATCTAGCTAAGCTAGTAGCAAGAGAGGAAAATATTTTACTAATTTCCGAGGCAGAGCGTGTTCAAGAAGGAATTCGACACTTGTCTATTGATTTTCAAATTGAGTCATGGGAGAAAGTTGCAAATTGCTTACCTGATATGACAAAGTTGCGAACATTTATGTCATGGCCAAAAAAGCAAGATAAAGAAGTAGAATGCCATGAAATTTTTTCCAAATTAAGTTGTACAAGGGTATTGGTTTTGCGTGGTATGGGGATTGAGAGAGTACCACCTTCCATTAGCAAATTGAAACTTATAAGGTTTCTCGATCTTTCTTATAATAAAGGCATTGAGATCCTTCCTGATTCCATTATTAAACTCCAAAACCTGCAAACCTTGTACCTGCATGATTGTGAAAAGCTTAAGCAGTTGCCTCGGCATATGAAAAGGTTGGTCAATCTCAAGCATCTTGGCATTTGGGGATGTGTTAGTTTGACTCATATGCCACCTGGGATTGGTCAACTAACTTCCCTTGAGTATTTGGCCAAATTCATGTTGGCCAAAGACAATGGAGTCTCCAAGCATAGTGGTGGACTCGTTGAATTACGTTACTTGAATAATTTGAGGCGACATCTAGAGATTTCGAATCTTCAGTATGTGAAAAATCCAGCATCTGAATTTGAGGCAGCCCATTTGAAAGAGAAGAAGCACCTTCAATCCTTATCATTATCATGGAAATTGGGCTGTCCCCATGATGATAGTAACGGTGGTCCAGATGATGTTGAAAATGATGAAGAAATGTCACTGGAAGAGTTGCGGCCACACCTTAATCTAAGAGAATTTTTTGTGTATGGGTGTGGAAGACTCATGTTTCCAAGCTGGATTTCTTCCCTCACTAATTTGGTGGGACTTCGAATTGATAACTGCAAAAAATGCCAGCATTTTCCACCGTTGAATCAGTTCCCTTCACTTAAACGTTTGATGATTGTGAATTTAACTGATCTGGAGTACATGGAGAGTGGGATTAATTTCGACAATGCATTATTCTTCCCTTCCTTAGAGGATCTCTCCCTCAAAAATTGCCCAAATCTGAAGGGATGGAGGAGGGATACATCCATGCCTCAGTTGCTGCAATTTCACTGTCTTGATTATTTGGACATCAGGTCTTGCCCTAACCTCACTTCAATGCCTCTTATTCCATCTATCCGAAAATTGGTATTGAAAAATGCCAGCAAGAAGTCATTGGAGGATATACTGAAGGTGAAGATTTCAGTGTCACAGTCAACCTCTTCTTCGATTTCCCTTTCTAAATTGCAAATTCTGACAATAGAGAACATTGAGGATCTAGAATTTCTGCCAGAGGAGTTGTGGCATCTACCCTCCCTCGACCTTCTTGCCATCGAGGCTTGTGAGAAGCTCGATTTATCTGATGATATGCAGTGGCAGTACCTTAGAAGCCTCCGCGAGCTTCAATTAATAAATATGAACAAATTAGCATCCCTCCCGCAGGGACTTGAACATGTTCCCACTCTGCGCAAACTCTATATCAAAAGTTGTCCTACTTTGATATCTTTACTGGAGTGGATGGAAAGCCTCACCGCATTACAATCTTTCTGTATTAAAGAATGTCCTCAACTGTCAGAAAGATGCAAAAACAACATGAGTGCTGATTGGCCCAACATTTCTCACATCCCAAATATTTGTGTTGATGGAAGATGGATTCAAGAGGATGGCCGCTACAAACCATGA